A portion of the Methanobacterium aggregans genome contains these proteins:
- a CDS encoding glycosyltransferase family 4 protein, whose translation MEFTEKNLKIAFLTAEDPKNKSSWSGTNYSIARALEKHCGDVQYIGPINTNVNKITGLLNRLSLLITKKGYEGGHSTLLSKRYAQIIKKRISKQDIDLIFAPAASAEIAYLETEIPVIYISDTTFHLLQNYYGDLSNVRDVSLREGNKIEKKAIKKSVLLIYSSRWAAESAIKDYGADESKVHVLPFGANIEYVPLQEEVFKKKRSDKCRLLFLGVDWERKGGSIAFDALLELEKLGVESELTVCGCVPPEEFKHESLMVIPFLDKNDEKQGRELNQLFLENDFLILPTRGDCTPVVFCEANAFGLPVITTDTGGISSVICNGKNGYMLPLDAGGKDFAQIILEVYSDDEIYSKLIESSRKTFDESLNWDVWAIEVKKLIKNL comes from the coding sequence ATGGAATTCACGGAAAAAAATCTTAAAATAGCATTTTTAACAGCAGAAGATCCAAAGAATAAATCTTCATGGTCTGGAACTAATTATAGCATTGCTCGAGCACTGGAGAAGCACTGTGGTGATGTTCAGTACATTGGTCCAATAAACACCAATGTGAATAAGATCACAGGACTTTTAAACAGGTTATCCTTACTAATTACTAAAAAAGGATATGAAGGGGGTCACAGCACTCTGCTTTCAAAGCGTTATGCTCAGATCATAAAAAAAAGAATTTCAAAGCAGGATATTGATCTGATCTTTGCTCCAGCTGCATCTGCGGAAATAGCTTATTTAGAAACTGAAATTCCTGTGATCTACATTTCAGACACAACATTCCATCTTTTACAAAATTATTATGGAGATCTATCTAATGTCAGGGATGTATCCCTTAGGGAAGGGAATAAAATAGAAAAAAAAGCAATAAAAAAATCTGTTTTGCTGATTTATTCCTCAAGATGGGCTGCTGAATCTGCTATAAAAGATTATGGTGCTGATGAATCTAAAGTTCATGTACTGCCCTTTGGAGCAAATATTGAATATGTACCCCTTCAGGAAGAAGTTTTTAAAAAGAAAAGATCGGATAAATGCAGATTACTATTTTTAGGAGTTGATTGGGAGCGAAAAGGTGGAAGTATAGCATTTGATGCTCTTTTAGAACTTGAAAAATTGGGTGTTGAATCAGAACTTACTGTCTGTGGATGTGTTCCTCCAGAAGAGTTTAAACACGAATCATTGATGGTGATACCCTTTTTGGATAAAAATGATGAAAAACAAGGCAGAGAACTGAACCAACTTTTTCTAGAGAATGATTTTCTGATTTTACCAACTAGGGGGGACTGCACTCCTGTGGTTTTTTGTGAAGCAAATGCATTTGGCCTTCCAGTTATAACAACGGATACTGGGGGAATCTCCTCAGTGATTTGTAATGGAAAAAATGGTTACATGTTGCCCCTGGATGCTGGGGGAAAAGATTTTGCCCAGATAATTCTGGAAGTATATTCTGACGATGA
- a CDS encoding glycosyltransferase family 2 protein, which produces MEPKVTIIILNWNGWKDTIECLESVQRINYQNYHVLVVDNASEDDSIEKIREYSRGEIDVKSNFFKYGAENKPVTIFELFKEDVTSQKPIPDEIVELPPNRVITLIKNDLNQGFADGNNIGIEYALKSLDSDYVLLLNNDTVVDPNFLEELVDFGEKNENAGFIGPKTYYYSNDNMIQMAGGGRINLKTGEPYGIDLEEVDNGQHNENRELDYISGSCILCKRAVLEEVGLMDPKHFMYWEETDWCFRGRKAGYKSFYVFKSQIWHKVGKSSQTELKIYYHNRNRLYFMRKNADKRNMFIFLLYFFLFYFWFMSGVYLIYRHDRNKFMSFLRGTREGFKVKPDIEMMKNLR; this is translated from the coding sequence ATGGAACCCAAAGTTACAATAATAATACTCAACTGGAACGGCTGGAAAGACACCATAGAATGCCTGGAATCAGTTCAAAGGATAAATTACCAGAATTACCACGTTTTAGTTGTTGATAATGCTTCAGAAGATGACTCCATAGAAAAGATTAGGGAATACTCAAGGGGAGAAATAGATGTTAAATCAAACTTTTTTAAGTACGGTGCTGAAAACAAACCAGTGACCATATTTGAATTATTTAAAGAAGATGTGACGTCCCAAAAACCAATTCCAGATGAAATAGTTGAATTACCTCCAAACAGAGTAATCACCCTTATCAAAAACGATTTAAATCAGGGTTTTGCAGATGGTAACAACATTGGAATTGAATATGCATTGAAGAGTCTTGATTCAGATTATGTTCTCCTTCTAAACAATGACACTGTTGTTGATCCAAATTTTCTGGAGGAACTTGTTGATTTTGGGGAGAAAAATGAAAATGCTGGTTTTATAGGTCCAAAAACCTACTACTACTCCAATGATAATATGATACAGATGGCAGGTGGGGGTAGAATAAACTTAAAAACAGGGGAACCCTACGGAATTGACCTGGAAGAAGTGGATAATGGCCAGCACAATGAAAACAGGGAATTGGATTACATAAGTGGTTCCTGCATACTCTGCAAAAGAGCAGTGCTTGAAGAGGTGGGTTTGATGGATCCAAAACACTTCATGTACTGGGAAGAAACTGACTGGTGTTTCAGGGGCCGTAAGGCAGGATATAAATCTTTTTATGTTTTCAAATCACAGATATGGCATAAAGTAGGTAAATCGAGCCAAACTGAGCTTAAAATTTACTATCATAACCGTAACAGATTGTATTTCATGAGAAAGAATGCAGATAAAAGGAACATGTTCATATTTTTGTTGTACTTCTTTTTATTCTATTTCTGGTTTATGTCCGGAGTTTACCTCATATACAGACATGACAGAAACAAATTCATGTCATTTCTAAGGGGAACAAGAGAAGGTTTTAAGGTGAAACCAGATATTGAAATGATGAAGAATTTAAGGTGA
- a CDS encoding glycosyltransferase family 4 protein — protein sequence MKINFTLWSTMMNGGVRATFEIINGLSRRGHDVQVTALDGDHSWFPLDAEVNYIEPPRPLKILNPLIRKRYRRPLSYAMMDDVTGKIGLNFDLVKKLSAATPQCDVNVATWYPTSFAVYKSGKGVPFYFFQDFEELAKMDGPDGYKLFRESLKLPLHIITISGWLKEWIKQEYNKDAYVCGDGINHHVFYPRKTSLNLKTPNVMGLFAELEYKGNVDLIKAMNILSEKIENIHLVAVSAKKRTFEGLIEREKPEFEYTFFERPDDDELAELYSSADVFAFPSHVEGFGLPPLEAMACGCPVVTTDCLGVRDYVLQNENALMVPPKNPLKLAESIEKVLDSTELQETLSENGVKTAKEFTWDAAAAKFEDSLKHVLDEL from the coding sequence ATGAAAATTAACTTTACATTATGGTCCACAATGATGAATGGAGGTGTAAGGGCCACTTTTGAGATAATTAACGGCCTTTCAAGGAGGGGGCATGATGTGCAGGTTACAGCTCTGGATGGTGATCATTCCTGGTTTCCACTGGATGCAGAAGTTAACTACATAGAACCACCACGTCCTTTAAAAATATTAAACCCCCTTATCAGGAAAAGATATAGAAGGCCGTTGAGTTATGCAATGATGGATGATGTAACAGGAAAAATTGGTCTTAACTTTGACCTTGTAAAGAAATTATCAGCTGCCACACCCCAATGTGATGTAAACGTTGCAACTTGGTACCCCACATCATTTGCAGTTTATAAAAGTGGTAAGGGTGTTCCATTTTACTTCTTCCAGGATTTTGAAGAACTTGCTAAAATGGATGGTCCAGATGGCTACAAACTATTCAGGGAAAGCTTGAAACTACCCCTCCATATAATCACAATATCTGGCTGGCTTAAAGAATGGATAAAGCAGGAATATAACAAAGATGCCTACGTTTGTGGTGATGGTATAAACCACCATGTTTTCTATCCACGTAAAACCAGTTTAAATCTTAAAACCCCAAATGTAATGGGATTATTTGCTGAATTAGAGTACAAAGGTAACGTGGATCTGATAAAGGCCATGAACATCCTGTCAGAAAAGATTGAAAACATCCATTTAGTAGCTGTCAGTGCTAAAAAACGTACCTTTGAGGGATTAATTGAAAGGGAAAAACCTGAATTTGAGTACACCTTCTTTGAAAGACCTGATGATGATGAACTTGCAGAGCTCTACAGTTCTGCAGATGTTTTTGCATTCCCATCACATGTTGAAGGATTTGGATTACCTCCCCTTGAGGCCATGGCCTGCGGATGCCCAGTTGTAACAACAGACTGCCTTGGTGTGAGAGATTATGTGCTGCAAAACGAAAACGCCCTTATGGTACCTCCTAAAAATCCTTTAAAACTTGCAGAAAGTATTGAAAAAGTTTTAGATAGTACCGAACTCCAGGAAACTTTAAGTGAAAATGGTGTTAAAACAGCCAAAGAATTCACATGGGACGCTGCAGCAGCCAAATTTGAAGATTCATTGAAACATGTTCTGGATGAATTGTAA
- a CDS encoding glycosyltransferase family 2 protein has protein sequence MTETYIITPDYNGTKFLEGYFHSLFNQTYHDFKVVFVDNSPNDDSIRFIKENYSLEIKNKQIIMVKNPENYGFARANNIGIQKALEDKSCRYLICLNNDTTSERDFLMELVNCAERHPDAGSIQSKMIWGLNQDMLDSVGIEYAKNGLSFNRGEYQPSNSYNEEEEIFGSCAGASLYRRKALEEIGDDGEYFDADFFAYYEDFDLALRLRWAGWSAWYCPHALVYHYKGGTKDAKSDFTVYHNWRNYTWTLFKELPTSYIIRNLHRVLVAELAQIGINLVRRKPIIFRAKWDAYRNIGKFLKKKKNIKRVVPLQELEKWFIDRWK, from the coding sequence TTGACAGAAACCTACATAATAACTCCTGATTACAATGGAACCAAATTTCTTGAGGGTTACTTCCATTCCCTCTTCAATCAGACGTATCATGATTTCAAGGTAGTTTTTGTTGACAACTCTCCAAATGATGATTCAATCAGGTTCATAAAAGAGAATTACTCCCTTGAAATTAAAAATAAACAAATAATAATGGTAAAAAATCCTGAAAACTATGGATTTGCCAGGGCAAATAACATAGGTATTCAAAAAGCCCTTGAAGATAAATCCTGCAGGTACCTGATCTGTCTAAACAACGATACCACTTCTGAAAGGGATTTTTTAATGGAACTGGTGAACTGTGCTGAAAGACATCCCGATGCTGGAAGTATCCAATCAAAAATGATCTGGGGTTTGAATCAGGATATGCTTGATTCTGTTGGAATAGAGTATGCAAAAAATGGTCTGAGTTTTAACAGGGGAGAATACCAACCATCAAATTCTTACAATGAAGAGGAAGAGATCTTTGGATCTTGTGCAGGTGCAAGTTTGTACAGAAGAAAGGCCCTTGAGGAAATTGGGGATGATGGAGAATACTTCGATGCAGACTTCTTTGCATACTACGAAGACTTTGACCTTGCATTGAGATTGAGGTGGGCGGGCTGGTCTGCATGGTACTGTCCCCATGCCCTTGTTTATCATTACAAAGGCGGTACAAAGGATGCTAAGAGTGATTTCACTGTTTACCACAACTGGAGGAATTACACATGGACCTTGTTCAAAGAACTGCCCACAAGTTACATTATAAGAAACCTTCACAGGGTGTTGGTGGCAGAACTGGCACAGATAGGTATCAATCTTGTCCGTAGAAAACCCATAATTTTCAGGGCAAAGTGGGATGCCTACAGGAATATTGGAAAGTTTCTTAAAAAGAAGAAAAATATTAAAAGAGTTGTTCCGCTACAGGAACTGGAGAAATGGTTTATAGACCGCTGGAAATAA
- a CDS encoding DUF2206 domain-containing protein, which produces MFSKINSKARNYLLIIISMLFLTDILVLLNVPVLREITSFLFFTVIPGLLILNVLRLNKIELIKKVVLSVGLSITFLMFTGLFLNSLYPFLIKPLSFVPVMVTFNCLTLVLVFFAYWRNKENMGSFKLPSFKMEMQGKLLAPLIFPIIFPLMVVLGTYLMNTNQNNIILMVMLFLIPVYLVSVVYLKDRVHSATYPFAVWMIGMTMILMHGLTSYHVIGRDVQSEFYCFQLVLKNFHWNLMDYYNPYNVCLSVTILPVIYKVFTALNSEYIFKLLFGIIGSFIPLVLYTVSQKYVGKRGAFIASFLLVFQTYFIYVLGLVRQEIAFLFFFLAVMVMFDSEINKNIKKLLFIILMISVVVSHYSTSYFSMALILPVLILPFLKSLFKLMRKTGSRVESSGKNLLDKLDFKNFDIIIVLLIFLALWYFLVADVQVQAGNDVMSSTIVAATASPGSHGLSSIPTRDSAVLTIFGIGTSSVPNMISVLVNDLIFLVMGIGIISIFRKFLRGKEGVMEKEYFFGAILSVCLLVTFVVLPYISMAYGPQRLFLQLLIFLAPIFVVGTRSIGKTIKKPGAGIVIAVLLIIALFSTGTYLQYHLYGTSYSPYYEKNGPLRDEYFVHDNEIAAASWLKTFGLEDIGIQADGISYSRMLLGYRGMYNTNKTEYMYLYLGYANVKKLKIYKNPDTPIKIRNFPEFVKGKNKLYDSGGSEIFLGKSGLNSTS; this is translated from the coding sequence ATGTTCAGTAAAATAAACAGCAAAGCCAGGAACTATCTGCTAATCATAATTTCAATGTTGTTCCTTACAGATATCCTTGTACTGTTAAATGTACCAGTTTTAAGGGAGATAACCTCATTTTTGTTCTTCACAGTTATTCCAGGACTTTTAATTTTAAACGTACTGAGACTCAATAAAATAGAACTTATAAAAAAAGTTGTTTTATCTGTTGGATTAAGTATAACTTTTCTGATGTTTACAGGACTGTTTTTAAACAGTCTTTATCCATTCCTAATAAAACCCCTATCTTTTGTACCTGTTATGGTTACCTTCAACTGTTTAACACTGGTTCTGGTTTTCTTTGCATACTGGAGAAACAAAGAGAACATGGGATCATTTAAATTACCCAGTTTCAAGATGGAAATGCAGGGCAAACTACTGGCCCCTCTGATCTTTCCAATTATCTTCCCTTTAATGGTGGTTCTTGGAACTTACCTCATGAACACCAACCAGAACAACATAATCCTCATGGTAATGCTATTTTTAATACCAGTGTACCTAGTTTCAGTTGTCTACCTCAAAGACAGGGTTCACAGTGCCACCTACCCATTCGCAGTTTGGATGATTGGAATGACCATGATCCTCATGCATGGCCTTACATCCTACCATGTGATAGGTAGAGATGTTCAATCAGAATTTTACTGTTTCCAGTTGGTTCTTAAAAACTTTCACTGGAACCTAATGGACTATTACAATCCTTACAATGTATGCTTGAGTGTTACAATACTCCCTGTTATTTACAAAGTTTTCACAGCGTTGAACAGTGAGTACATCTTCAAATTACTCTTTGGAATAATAGGATCATTCATTCCCCTGGTTCTTTATACTGTGTCCCAGAAGTACGTTGGAAAGAGAGGTGCATTTATAGCATCCTTCCTTCTGGTATTCCAGACCTACTTTATATACGTCCTGGGGTTGGTAAGGCAGGAAATAGCCTTTCTATTCTTTTTCCTGGCAGTGATGGTAATGTTTGACTCTGAAATTAATAAAAACATTAAAAAGCTGCTTTTTATCATTTTAATGATATCTGTGGTTGTTTCACATTACTCCACTTCCTACTTCTCAATGGCATTGATACTGCCAGTTTTAATCTTACCCTTCCTTAAAAGCCTGTTTAAATTAATGAGGAAAACAGGATCTAGGGTTGAATCATCAGGTAAAAATCTTTTAGATAAACTTGATTTCAAAAATTTTGATATCATAATAGTTTTACTGATATTTTTGGCTTTATGGTACTTTTTGGTGGCTGATGTACAGGTACAGGCTGGTAATGATGTAATGAGCAGTACAATAGTGGCTGCAACAGCCTCTCCAGGATCACATGGTTTATCTTCCATACCCACACGTGACAGTGCGGTTTTAACCATATTTGGAATAGGAACGAGTTCAGTCCCAAACATGATAAGTGTCCTAGTCAACGATCTGATCTTCCTTGTCATGGGCATTGGAATCATATCCATTTTTCGCAAATTTTTAAGGGGAAAAGAAGGGGTCATGGAAAAGGAATACTTCTTTGGAGCAATTTTATCCGTGTGTTTGTTGGTTACATTTGTAGTTCTTCCCTACATTTCAATGGCATACGGACCTCAAAGGTTGTTTCTGCAACTTCTAATATTTTTAGCACCAATATTCGTTGTTGGAACCAGATCAATTGGAAAAACTATTAAAAAACCAGGTGCAGGAATTGTTATAGCTGTTCTTTTAATAATAGCACTGTTCTCAACAGGAACCTATTTACAGTACCATCTCTATGGAACATCCTACTCCCCTTACTACGAGAAAAATGGGCCCTTGAGGGATGAATATTTTGTTCATGATAATGAGATTGCAGCAGCTTCCTGGCTTAAAACCTTCGGTCTGGAAGATATTGGAATCCAGGCAGATGGAATAAGCTATTCAAGAATGCTCTTAGGTTACAGGGGAATGTACAATACAAATAAAACAGAATACATGTACCTTTACCTTGGCTATGCCAACGTTAAAAAGCTTAAGATATACAAAAACCCAGATACACCTATTAAAATAAGAAACTTCCCAGAATTTGTTAAAGGTAAAAACAAATTGTACGACAGTGGTGGATCTGAAATATTTCTGGGAAAGAGTGGTTTGAATAGTACCAGTTAA
- a CDS encoding glycosyltransferase family 4 protein encodes MKIIQTPVRFYPFIGGVENYVHYLSKELVKLGHEVTVVCANEPDSEHNESVNDISVKRLSYTGKIANTNVTPGLPFTLLREDFDLIHTHIPTPWSADWSSIISKIRGKPLIVTYHNDIIGEGFAGSIANFYNSTCLKSILKQADKIIITQPNYMNSSSHLKDYRDKIEVIPNGVDIERFKPLSEHRAENTIFFLSLLDEFHKYKGLDYLLKALMLVKKEIPDVKLLVGGKGVLLDHYKAQADSMGLGDNIEFCGFIPDERIVEFYSTCNVFVLPSISSLQEGFGIVALEAMACKTPVISTEIVGVADDVKSSNSGIIVEPKDFPALADAIIQILKDGAIQKKMGEHGRKLVSKKYTWKGVAEMMEKVYNEVL; translated from the coding sequence ATGAAGATAATCCAAACTCCAGTCAGATTTTATCCCTTCATAGGTGGTGTTGAAAATTACGTGCACTACCTTTCAAAGGAACTTGTGAAACTTGGACACGAAGTAACTGTTGTATGTGCAAATGAGCCTGATTCAGAACATAATGAAAGTGTTAATGATATTAGTGTTAAAAGACTTTCATACACTGGTAAAATTGCAAACACCAACGTTACTCCAGGACTTCCCTTCACATTGCTCCGGGAAGATTTTGATCTTATCCACACCCACATCCCAACCCCCTGGAGTGCAGACTGGAGTTCAATCATATCCAAAATCCGTGGAAAACCATTGATCGTAACCTACCACAACGATATAATTGGAGAGGGATTTGCAGGAAGCATAGCAAATTTCTACAATTCAACATGCCTCAAATCAATTCTAAAACAGGCAGATAAAATTATAATAACCCAGCCCAACTACATGAACTCATCATCTCATCTCAAAGATTACAGGGATAAAATTGAGGTCATACCCAACGGTGTTGATATCGAAAGGTTCAAACCATTATCAGAACACAGGGCTGAGAACACAATATTCTTTTTAAGTCTTCTGGATGAATTTCACAAGTACAAGGGACTTGACTACTTATTGAAAGCTCTTATGCTGGTTAAGAAGGAAATTCCTGATGTTAAACTTTTAGTTGGGGGTAAAGGTGTTCTCCTGGATCATTACAAAGCCCAGGCAGATTCAATGGGCCTTGGAGATAACATTGAATTCTGTGGATTCATTCCCGATGAAAGAATAGTTGAATTTTACAGTACCTGCAACGTTTTTGTACTTCCATCGATCTCTTCTCTCCAGGAAGGCTTTGGAATAGTTGCCCTTGAAGCCATGGCATGTAAAACACCCGTTATAAGCACAGAGATTGTGGGTGTTGCAGATGATGTTAAATCTTCCAATTCAGGGATAATAGTTGAACCCAAGGATTTTCCGGCCCTTGCAGATGCCATAATACAAATACTGAAAGATGGAGCTATTCAGAAGAAGATGGGTGAACATGGTAGGAAACTTGTTTCAAAAAAATACACCTGGAAGGGTGTTGCAGAGATGATGGAAAAGGTTTATAATGAAGTATTGTGA
- a CDS encoding glycosyltransferase family 4 protein: MKIAFIYDSVYPWVKGGAERRVYELAKRLVENGHEVHWYTMGFWMDETSQMPENMELNGIHLHSVCKPVELYTSGRRSIKEAIYFALKLTRPLMNEHFDVVDCQGFPFFSCFTAKLHSLLGKSTLFITFHEVWGDYWYEYLGKMGIFGKVVEKLTFKLTDHVITVSKKTMRDLEDLSGVNSTVIPNGIDFKEIEAIKVEDTGDSETKHSARSSDVIFAGRLIKEKNLGLLMESIEIIRSRRPEIKCLIVGEGPEGEKLEKTVSKKNLNQNIEFMGFLENQKTLISLMKSSKVFVLPSKREGFGMVVIEANACGLPVVVFKHDMNAACDLITEDSNGFISTGPEDMAEKIIKGITRHDTMKDACIASAKRYDWDGIVKSLEDVYRSSCTEN, translated from the coding sequence ATGAAAATAGCTTTTATATATGACTCTGTTTATCCATGGGTTAAGGGCGGCGCTGAAAGAAGGGTTTACGAACTGGCTAAAAGGCTTGTAGAGAATGGGCATGAGGTACACTGGTACACCATGGGCTTCTGGATGGATGAAACTTCTCAAATGCCTGAAAATATGGAATTAAATGGAATACATCTTCACAGTGTCTGTAAACCTGTTGAACTCTACACTTCTGGGAGGAGATCCATAAAAGAAGCCATATATTTTGCTCTGAAACTAACAAGACCCCTTATGAATGAACATTTTGATGTGGTGGACTGTCAGGGATTTCCATTCTTTTCATGTTTCACAGCAAAGCTACATTCACTTCTTGGAAAATCCACACTTTTCATAACCTTCCACGAGGTTTGGGGTGATTACTGGTATGAATACCTGGGAAAAATGGGAATATTCGGTAAAGTAGTTGAAAAGTTAACCTTCAAACTCACAGATCATGTCATAACAGTTTCCAAAAAGACAATGAGGGATCTGGAAGATTTAAGTGGTGTTAACTCAACTGTAATACCAAACGGCATAGACTTCAAAGAAATTGAAGCAATAAAAGTAGAAGATACAGGTGATTCTGAAACTAAGCATTCTGCACGTAGTTCTGATGTTATATTTGCAGGAAGACTCATAAAAGAGAAAAACCTTGGATTGCTAATGGAATCCATTGAAATCATAAGATCCAGAAGGCCTGAAATCAAGTGTTTGATCGTTGGTGAAGGTCCAGAGGGGGAAAAACTGGAAAAAACTGTTTCAAAGAAGAATTTAAACCAGAACATAGAATTTATGGGATTTCTGGAGAATCAGAAAACCCTGATATCCCTTATGAAGTCATCAAAAGTTTTTGTTCTCCCCTCAAAACGAGAGGGATTTGGAATGGTTGTTATAGAAGCAAATGCCTGCGGACTTCCTGTTGTTGTTTTTAAACATGACATGAATGCTGCATGCGACCTCATAACTGAAGATTCGAATGGCTTCATATCAACAGGTCCTGAGGACATGGCCGAAAAGATAATTAAAGGAATAACTAGGCATGATACCATGAAGGATGCATGCATAGCCTCTGCAAAGCGTTACGATTGGGATGGAATAGTCAAGTCCCTTGAAGATGTGTACAGATCATCGTGCACCGAAAATTAG
- a CDS encoding glycosyltransferase family 2 protein, which produces MKISIVIPALNEEGIVGQTVKSVPLTQLNDMGFDTEIIVVNNASTDNTAKEAEEAGARVVYESNRGYGNAYLRGFKEAEGDIIVMGDADGTYPLERTPEFVRYILDEGVDFVIGSRFNGEIQDGAMPALHKYIGNPMLTKMLNQLFKADFSDTHCGMRAFTRNALKKMDLKSPGMEFAIEMVIEASVKNLKIKEVPIIYRKRGGGQAKLNSFKDGWRHSKYMLKRKFSSE; this is translated from the coding sequence ATGAAGATTTCTATTGTAATTCCAGCCCTAAACGAAGAAGGAATTGTCGGGCAAACAGTTAAATCAGTCCCTTTAACTCAATTAAATGATATGGGATTTGATACAGAGATAATCGTTGTTAACAATGCATCCACAGACAACACTGCAAAGGAAGCAGAGGAAGCAGGGGCCAGAGTTGTTTATGAGTCCAACAGAGGTTATGGAAATGCTTACCTGCGTGGTTTTAAGGAAGCAGAAGGTGACATAATTGTAATGGGTGATGCAGATGGAACCTACCCCCTTGAGAGAACACCAGAATTTGTCAGATACATACTGGATGAAGGGGTTGATTTTGTTATAGGCTCTAGATTCAATGGAGAAATACAGGATGGAGCAATGCCCGCACTTCACAAATACATTGGAAATCCAATGCTAACCAAGATGTTGAACCAACTCTTCAAAGCAGATTTTTCAGATACACACTGTGGAATGAGGGCATTCACAAGGAATGCACTCAAAAAAATGGATCTGAAATCTCCAGGAATGGAATTTGCAATTGAAATGGTTATTGAAGCATCAGTTAAAAACCTTAAAATTAAAGAAGTCCCAATAATCTACAGAAAAAGAGGAGGGGGACAGGCTAAATTAAACTCCTTTAAAGACGGTTGGAGACACTCCAAGTACATGCTGAAAAGGAAGTTCTCAAGTGAGTAA
- a CDS encoding TIGR00304 family membrane protein, with amino-acid sequence MLNFNTLILTGIVIVLIGMILIFIGTALQTTSKSGETGEVKAGGVVMVGPIPIIFGTDKGMVTVTIILAIILMVVSYILFSRWGFR; translated from the coding sequence ATGTTAAACTTCAATACACTTATTTTAACAGGTATCGTAATTGTTTTAATTGGAATGATTTTAATATTCATTGGAACAGCTCTACAAACTACTTCAAAATCCGGTGAAACAGGAGAAGTTAAAGCTGGAGGGGTGGTTATGGTTGGACCCATACCCATAATATTCGGAACAGATAAAGGTATGGTAACTGTTACAATTATCCTTGCAATCATTTTAATGGTTGTTTCATATATCTTATTCTCGAGATGGGGTTTCAGATAA
- a CDS encoding methyl-coenzyme M reductase family protein, whose amino-acid sequence MYKILLFSGGAYKFNELVEFVEDIGGIVFREERLQISRGTYFLREEVRVMIALPENELENLGAVVKELKGHLQDLELEHELTAIINFYISIYNILSTEGWSTAESIETNMKCPCCIKICSEMDFNVCAGEFRELLDGMCGMDLLEYRLLHGEREYRLKTF is encoded by the coding sequence ATGTACAAAATCCTACTTTTCAGTGGTGGTGCTTACAAATTCAATGAACTGGTTGAATTTGTTGAGGACATAGGGGGCATTGTATTCAGGGAAGAGCGCCTTCAGATAAGTAGGGGAACCTATTTTTTAAGGGAAGAAGTTAGGGTCATGATAGCCCTTCCAGAAAATGAACTGGAAAATCTTGGAGCAGTGGTAAAGGAATTGAAGGGGCATCTCCAGGATTTAGAACTGGAACATGAACTAACTGCTATTATAAACTTTTACATCTCCATTTACAACATTTTAAGCACAGAGGGATGGTCAACAGCAGAATCAATTGAAACTAATATGAAATGTCCCTGTTGCATAAAAATTTGTTCTGAAATGGATTTCAATGTTTGTGCAGGTGAATTCAGGGAACTGTTGGATGGGATGTGTGGCATGGATCTTTTAGAGTACAGACTCTTGCATGGTGAAAGGGAGTACCGGTTGAAAACTTTTTAA
- a CDS encoding THUMP domain-containing protein, with product MALQNNESIVSIEGTEFINVVLVQLNMDPLEAAMKLKDAQTTVISKVVPIEEVVRTRKDAILEKVLIIAGEKIEKNESFVVRCDLRGRSYFESSEDLVSSVREELLEKLNLKLNEQNPEWVVQLEVVGENTGISILRPGELFKKL from the coding sequence ATGGCACTTCAAAACAATGAATCAATCGTTAGTATTGAGGGAACTGAGTTCATAAATGTTGTTCTGGTCCAGCTGAACATGGATCCTCTGGAAGCTGCAATGAAACTTAAGGATGCCCAGACCACGGTGATATCCAAGGTTGTACCTATAGAAGAAGTTGTAAGAACAAGGAAGGATGCCATACTTGAGAAGGTCCTAATAATTGCAGGTGAAAAAATAGAAAAAAATGAATCCTTCGTTGTAAGGTGCGATCTAAGGGGCAGAAGTTACTTTGAATCCAGCGAAGATCTGGTGAGTTCTGTTAGAGAGGAACTCCTTGAAAAATTGAATTTAAAGTTAAATGAACAAAATCCAGAATGGGTTGTTCAGTTAGAGGTGGTTGGTGAAAACACAGGAATCAGTATTTTAAGACCTGGTGAACTGTTCAAAAAACTTTGA